TGATCATAAACTTCTCTTGGATGTCGATGTGGTACCCTTCTGGAATTCTGATGAAATCTTGAAAAAGAGCATCTCTAATATTCCTGACGCCCACACTAGAGAAAGTTATACCTCTATTCTCAAGGAAATCCTTCAGGGCAGGGCACTCCATCCTGGCCCTGCAGAAGTgatagagcaaaacatgattccGCATAGCCAGTTGCATGACAGCGACTTTTCTACGCCTGTAACAATCCTTTCGCGTGAACTCCATGCCGAGACCAACAAACTTGTGCTTCTCCTCGCGCAACCAGTCCTCGTACAAGCCAATGATCTTCTCCACCTTGCCAGGCTCGTTGGTGTACCAcacgtcgagcttcgtgttaccatcggcaactataggatggtactcgGTGGTGTTCAAAAAGTCGTCCATGGCAACAAGCAGCAAGGTGCCAATGGAGATTCCTAAGACCCTGCGACAAGGTTGGGGAGTGGCGAGGAGGGTGGGAACTGACTGATGTTCTATGGCTACAATACGACGTGAAGACCTCACAAACACGGCCAGTATTTAACCTTGGCGAGGGACCTTTGAGTTACAATGCGCATTAACGTGTGAACTAGGAACAGCGAATAGACGGTTGTGCTTCCGAAGCTCATAAAACCATGCACTTGTAAAGTCACGGCTGTGCACAAATATTTGATGCCGTGGAGAAATCGAGGAGCCTCTAACTTTATTTTACGGTAACTGACACACTGAATAGTCACATCAAACAGCCGGCACATCGGTCATCAATTCCTCCTTTGAACAAAGACCACCAACGGAAGAATCCAATGAAGCAAACAAACAGCCAGCCGTACACCTTAGATCCAAAGGCCAAAACTCATCCGTGCCTCATCTAGCTAGATTCACAACATCTGTCCCTCGATAGTCAAGGCTGGTTTCAGGTGAGGCCCGGGTATGCAGGCACAAGACGCACATACATGTCTATCAGGCACGGGTATGCAGGCACACGACGGACATACGTGTCTATTCCACATGCATGGGTATCACCACAGGCACGTAGAGATACAGGCAGCAACTCGTCGGAAACACGTGAATGCAGGCAACAAAGGCACGGAAACGTAGCCTCTACAGGCACGTGCTTCGTCTTGGCAAGGCACGAATACGGCCTTGCAATTAACGTTCTCGAGCCACGGCTAGACACCCTCTGCATACAGACATGGAATTGCAGCTTCTCCGACGCACAAGCACGGTTTTCGAATTGGCATTCTCGAGGCACAGATACAAATCCTCTGCATACAAATCCTCTGGATGCAAAAAAGAGAGGTGGCAGAGGCATCGGTAAGAACACTCTGTTCAAGAGGCACGGTTGCAAACTCTCAAGAGGGACAGCCATGTGACACCGCAGACACATAGACACGTGACGTGTATCACATGAGGATACATCAAATACAAGCAGCGAATCAAAGGTAGAAGTGAAAGAGCCAAAGTTTTAAAGTGTCTAGAGGCACGGGCGTGTAGAAGCACAGGCACGACGAGTCACAGCCACCGCATCCCCTCACGGACAGGCATCTGGCACCACAGGCACGTAGAGTCACAGCCAGCGTGTCTCCTGAGACAAGCGAATGCAGGTACAGGACGCACGGAACTGCAGCGTATAGAGGCACGGAATTGCGACTTTTGTCGCAGAGGTACGGCTTTCGAATTGGCGTTCTCGAGGCACGGGTACAAACCACCTAGACGCACAAAAGAGTGGTGGTAGAGGCACGGTTGTGTAGTCTGAAGAGAAACTGCCGTGTGACACCACTAGATAGAGACATCGCGTGTGTCACGTGAGGTACATGAATAGCGGAAAAGAAGCCACAGAAGTGAAGCCTCCACAAACACGGATGCGGGCTTCTAGAGGCACGGTCCCGAAGAACACAAAGACAGGAAACTGAAAATGTTGCCTCGTACGTTACCAGACGTGCCTCTCTTGTGCGAATGTGTAAAACACAACAATACAAACACAAACAAACAGCAGTGAATATAAGCCAAACAAAAAACACGCTTCTCCCAAACAATACATATGCGTCCCCTCACGGACGGGCGTTTGGCACCAGAGGCACGTAGAGTCACAGCCAGCATGATGCCTGAGACACACAAATGCACGTACAGGAGACACCGAATTAAAGCGTATATAGGCACGGAATTGCGGCTTCTCATAGTTATGGAAGCACGGGTACAAACAACCTGGACGCACAAAAGAGTGGTGGCAAAGGCACGGTTGTGTAGTGTCAAGAGGAACTGCCGTGTGAAACCAGCACGTTACAGACATGGCGTGTGTCACGGATGTACATGCATAGACGGAAAGAAGCCACGGAAGTGAATCCTGAACATACACGGATGCCCGGATTCTTGAGGCACGGTCCTAAAGCACACAAAGACACGAAACTAAAATGTTGCCTCGTACGTTAGCAGACGTGCCTCTCTTGTGCGAACGTGTAAAAGACAACAATACAAACACAAACAAACGGCACTGAATAAAAGCCAAACACAAAACGTGATTCTCCCAAACAATACATATGCGCCACTTCAACAGGTTCTCTAAATATACATGAACTCGCGCAAACGTCAACAATGAACTTGTAACATGAAAAAACATAAGAAATTATATTCACATAACATGAGACGGTACTCCAGAGGATTGAACTAAAAGTACTCATTAATTATACAAAAAAAGAAATGAAAGTCTTCCAGGAGTCCATTCTGCTCAGACCACCGGGACCATTCTACTCAATTGGAGTTCTGCTCAAAAGCATCAACGGCGCCCGGGGTCGGGAAGACAACGAGGATGCATCATGTCCTTCATAGACAGAACTCGGCGGTAGAGCTCGTAGCTGACATACCCATCCTAAAATAAAAAGCGGATGAGAATGAAGGTATACGTAAAGGGGGAAAAGTACTATTGTTGCaataaaacaaaaatataaaGACAAAATTTTCACTTACAATTGCCGCATATTTTAGGTGTTCAAGGGAAAGCAGCTTCCATTCCCAGTAGTCATGCAGACCTTGTGGAAAAGACGACTTCATACTCAAGTAAGATTTGTTTATGACGACTCCTGCCAAATCTGCCATTGAATCCCTTAGATTGCCTCCTTTGATCATGAGCTCCTCTTGAAGGTTGATGTGATACTCTCTTGGGATTTTGAGGTAACTGTTTGCGAGAACATCCCTATCATTCCTGACATCGACACTAGCGAAAATTATACCTTTGTTACGAAGGAAATCCTTCAGAGCAGCGCACTCCGTCCTGGCCTTGCACAAGTGATAAACAAGAACATGCTTGCGCATCGCCAGTTGCATAACGGCAACTTTTCTACTACGATCAAAATAATCCTCTCGTGTGTACTCCAGATCAAGACCAACAAACTTGTACCTGTCCTCACGCAGCCATTCCTCATAGAGAGTAAGAATCTCCTCCACCTTGTGGGGCTCATTGGTGTACCACACATCGAGCTTGGTATTACCATCAGCATCTATAAAGAGACGCTCAGTAGTGTTCCTGAAGTCGTCCATGGAACCGAGGCTGAGACGACAATGGAGTTTGATTGTGCTTCTCGTACGAGGCGAGGATGACGGTAGCTACCTGCACTTCTGTGGAGGGAATAAGACGCGATAACCTCCGGGAATAGACCACTACTTAACCTTTGGGGAGAGACAACTCAGTTACCATGCGCCCATTTAATTGCTAAGGAAACGGTGAATGGACGATTGTGCTTCTGCAGCTCGTGAAACCATGCACTTCAAAAGTCACGACTGCCACGCTGTAATCGAGGAGCCACTAGGTTAATTCTAGCACGGTATCTGGCACAATAAATACTAACAATAAATAGCCATCCCATCGGTCACCAGCACATCTTTTGACCGAGAGAACAATGCGAAGAGGCAAACGAGATGACCCTGTCGTACAAATACTACACTGGGAGTGAAAAAAAATAGAAGCACGGTTCGCCAGAACAAAAGCCACACGCGTGCATCCACTTTGGTTAAAGACAAACCTCACGAACATCAACGCACCATGTCTGCGTACCACCAGAAACATTGACAAAACAAAAGCACGTCCATGCTATCATACATATTCCCGCCTGAA
This sequence is a window from Aegilops tauschii subsp. strangulata cultivar AL8/78 chromosome 7, Aet v6.0, whole genome shotgun sequence. Protein-coding genes within it:
- the LOC141027461 gene encoding uncharacterized protein, translating into MDDFLNTTEYHPIVADGNTKLDVWYTNEPGKVEKIIGLYEDWLREEKHKARMECPALKDFLENRGITFSSVGVRNIRDALFQDFIRIPEGYHIDIQEKFMIKGDKERDSMEDLAGAIIDESYSKLESSFPELLRHYWDWKPLTFDHLKYGATISDDFIFEGYVSYELYRRFLSMRDILHRRCLPDLRWRGRF
- the LOC109760427 gene encoding uncharacterized protein — translated: MDDFRNTTERLFIDADGNTKLDVWYTNEPHKVEEILTLYEEWLREDRYKFVGLDLEYTREDYFDRSRKVAVMQLAMRKHVLVYHLCKARTECAALKDFLRNKGIIFASVDVRNDRDVLANSYLKIPREYHINLQEELMIKGGNLRDSMADLAGVVINKSYLSMKSSFPQGLHDYWEWKLLSLEHLKYAAIDGYVSYELYRRVLSMKDMMHPRCLPDPGRR